Within the Streptomyces sp. NBC_00353 genome, the region CGCCGGCTCACCGTCCGTGCTCAGCCGCGGTACGCCTCCAGCAGGCGCAGCCAGACCTCGCTGATCGTGGGGAAGGCAGGGACCGCGTGCCAGAGCCGGTCGATGGGAACCTCGCCCGCGACCGCGACGGTCGCCGAATGCAACAGCTCGCCGATGCCCGGCCCGACGAAGGTGACGCCGAGCAGGATCTCCCGGTCGAGGTCGACGACCATGCGGGCGCGGCCCCGGTAACCGCTCGCGTAGAGGCCGGAGCCCGAGACCGCGGCGAGGTCGTAGTCGACGGCACGTACGCGATGGCCGGCCCGCTCCGCCCCGGCGAGGGTGAGACCGACGGAGGCGGCCTCCGGGTCGGTGAAGACCACCTGGGGGACGGCCGCGTGGTCGGCGGTCGCGGTGTGGGCGCCCCAGCGACCGGTCGCCTGCGGGGCGCCCTGGGCGCGGGCGGCGATCGCGGCACCCGCGATACGGGCCTGGTACTTGCCCTGATGGGTGAGGAGCGCCCGGTGATTGACGTCGCCGACGGCGTAGAGCCAGTTACTGCCCTCTACACGGCAGCTGTCGTCGACCGGGAGCCAGGATCCGGGCTTCAGGGCCACCGTCTCCAGCCCCAGGTCGTCGGTGCGCGGTGCGCGGCCGGTGGCGAAGAGGATCTCGTCGGCCTCGACGATCTCGCCGTTGTCCAGTTCGACGGTGACGGGGCCGTCCGGGGCTGTGCGGTTGACGGAGGTGGCCGATACGCCGGTACGGATGTCGGCTCCGGCCTCGGTCAGCGCCTCGGCGACCAGCTCACCCGCGAACGGCTCCATCTTCGGCAGCAGGCCCTTGCCACGGATCAGCATCGTGACCTCGGCGCCGAGCGCCTGATAGACGGTGGCCATCTCCACGCCGACGACCCCACCGCCGACGATCACCAGGCGGGCCGGGACCTCCTTCGCGCTGGTCGCCTCCCGGCTGGTCCAGGGGCGGGCATCGGCGACTCCGGGCAGGTCGGGAACCACGGCGCGGCTGCCGGTGCAGACGGCGACGGCGTGCCGCGCGGTGAGCCGGTGTTCGGTGCCGTCGGGGGTGGTGACGGAGACCTGTTTCGTACCGGCCAGACGTCCCTGGCCCCGGTAGAGATCCGCACCGACGCCCTCCAACCAGGCGACCTGCCCGTCGTCGTGCCAGTCCGCGACGTACCAGTCACGGTGGGCAAGGACCGCAGCCGCGTCCAGCGGGCCCTGCACGGCGCCGCTGAGACCGGGGACCCTGCGCGCGTCCGCACGGGCGACGACCGGGCGCAGCAGGGCCTTGCTGGGAATACAGGCCCAGTACGAGCATTCTCCGCCGACCAGCTCCGCCTCGACGACCGCCGTACTCAGCCCGGCCGCGCGGGTCCGGTCCGCCACGTTCTCCCCCACCGGCCCCGCGCCGATCACCACGACGTCGTATTCGGCGTTCTTCACAGCATCAGCATCTGTCATGGGGACAGTCTGGTGGTGGGTGTGGGCTGCGGCCACATGGGCAGGCGGAATAGCGCAAAGGAAGCCACCGTTGTCCCGGGACAGGTCCGAACGGGCACAGGAAGAGGTAAAGACGCATGAGCACCGTAGAGCTCACCAAAGAAAACTTCGATCAGGTCGTCAGCGAGAACGAGTTCATCCTGATCGACTTCTGGGCTTCCTGGTGCGGCCCGTGTCGGCAGTTCGCGCCGGTCTACGACGCGGCGTCCGAGCGCCACGACGACCTGGTCTTCGCCAAGGTCGATACGGAGGCGCAGCAGGAGCTGGCGGCGGCCTTCGAGATCCAGTCCATTCCGACGCTGATGATCGTCCGGGACAATGTGGCGGTGTTCGCCCAGCCCGGG harbors:
- a CDS encoding dihydrolipoyl dehydrogenase family protein; the protein is MTDADAVKNAEYDVVVIGAGPVGENVADRTRAAGLSTAVVEAELVGGECSYWACIPSKALLRPVVARADARRVPGLSGAVQGPLDAAAVLAHRDWYVADWHDDGQVAWLEGVGADLYRGQGRLAGTKQVSVTTPDGTEHRLTARHAVAVCTGSRAVVPDLPGVADARPWTSREATSAKEVPARLVIVGGGVVGVEMATVYQALGAEVTMLIRGKGLLPKMEPFAGELVAEALTEAGADIRTGVSATSVNRTAPDGPVTVELDNGEIVEADEILFATGRAPRTDDLGLETVALKPGSWLPVDDSCRVEGSNWLYAVGDVNHRALLTHQGKYQARIAGAAIAARAQGAPQATGRWGAHTATADHAAVPQVVFTDPEAASVGLTLAGAERAGHRVRAVDYDLAAVSGSGLYASGYRGRARMVVDLDREILLGVTFVGPGIGELLHSATVAVAGEVPIDRLWHAVPAFPTISEVWLRLLEAYRG
- the trxA gene encoding thioredoxin — translated: MSTVELTKENFDQVVSENEFILIDFWASWCGPCRQFAPVYDAASERHDDLVFAKVDTEAQQELAAAFEIQSIPTLMIVRDNVAVFAQPGALPEAALEDVIGQARKLDMDEVRKSIENQQKEQQQ